The Pseudodesulfovibrio alkaliphilus DNA segment GACCAGCGTACGCATAGAACAGTGCCGTGGCGGCATGCTGGATGAATTGATCCCCAGCTTCCGCTCATGCACCTCCGAAGTCTATTCCCCGGACCTGCCTTTCAATATTTCCGAGCACAAGCACTGGGGAAAGGGCATGAACGAAAGGCAGGCCTATCTTTCCGCAGGGTTCGAGCTCATGGAGCGCATTTGCGCGGAATACGGAAAGCCGGTTGAAATGCTGCAGTGCCCGTACGGCGAGGTAAAAGACTACGCAATCGACCTGAATACCCGCGTCGGTCGGCAATACTACCGGAGAAATGTGGACGCCATAACCGACGACACCATGGTCGACTGGGTCTGGGGATGGTCTCTGGTCAACAGGAAGTGCGTTCTGGTACCGGCGAGCATGGTCTACCTGACACGCGCTATTTTTCAGGGAAAATTCATACAGGGCAGCTCAAGCGGCCTTGCAGCGGGGACCTCGATGGAGGACGCCGTGTTGCAGGGACTTCTGGAAACAGTGGAACACGACGCCCGCTACATCTGGCAGGCCAACTATCTCACTCCCCCCAGAATAACCGGCCTTCCTCCGGCAATACAGGATATCGCAAAAAAGCTGAAAACCATCGGCTGCGAACTAATCATACGAAACCAGACGATAGACCTGGGCGTTCATGTCATACGGGCTTGGATCGTACAGCCCGACAATCCGCTGGTTTACGCGGCCTCCGGCCTTGGGGCATCCCTCAATCCCAAAATAGCACTTTATAGGGCCGTATCCGAAGCCAAGCAGTCATGGCCGTGCGATCACATCCCCACGGATCCTGACTATGCGTCCAAAAACAATACCGACCTCTTCGGCTACAACACATCCACCATATTCATGCACCACCATGACAATGTCACGGAAATCTTAGCCGCCAGCCCCGAGGTGGACTACGGCACCCTTGCCAATCTCTCGTCAGGCAGCATTTCTCAGGACATACAACTGATTCTGGACAGAATCGGCGAAAACGTCCCCAACCATGACGTCATTGTCGTGAACCTCACCCGAGAAGAATTCGGCATCCCGGTTGTACGGGTCATAGCTTCTGGATTGCAGAATCCCTCACAGCCGCTTCAGAATTTTCCGCAAAATCGGCTCTTCGATCAACCTGTCAAACTCGGGTTAAGAAACGAAAGGCTTTCCTTCAAGGAGTTGTTCAATGACTGCCACCAGGAATAAAACCTTTTCCCCACAACTAAACCCATACCTTTCCATTCTCAAGGCAACAGAAACGGAAAGCATCTTTTCACTATATGGAAAAATTAAACGCCTAAACTGGAAACAACCAGGGGGTGCAGCGGAATGGTTCCGGAATCATGACGACCTGCAGCAGGACCGGAGACATGAAGAACGAACTCTGACTGCGCTGGAAAAACAGCTGCTGCAGGCCGACATACTGACCTGCCCCAAAAAAACAAAAAGGGTAGGCAGCATTCAAAAGGCAAACGTGTATGGCGATGGTTTCCTGGCCCAAATGGTGCGCGAGAAGCTACAGCAATGCCATCCGGATATAATCCTGCGTCAGTTTTTTGACGAAACAGACCAGAATCTCAACGGTGAAACCGAACAGACAGTAACCATCGTCTGCCCGAAATCAGCAACGCGCGGAGAGCTTGCGCGCATGAACAAAAAACTGCTGGAATCCGGCCACCCATTCGGATTCGTCTATTTCAGCGGCAAAGATTTTGTAGTTGGACCGATCGTGCTACCGAACCAGACCCCATGCCTGACCTGCCTGACCACATGGATGCAGGAAAAGATGATTACAAACAGCAAAATCGGGTTGTGCGCTGAGGAGATGAAAAACATCGTGACAGCCGTGCCTTATTCCTCGGAAAACCAGGAAGCTCCGTCACGAGCGGCAAGCCTACTTCTGGATCAATTGGCGCTAGCGCTTGAGAAAGGGACCAACGGCCTGAGTGGTTGCCAGGTGAACATTTCCCTTGCTCCGCAAACCGATTGCCAAAAAATCACATTCGCCCGCAATGCAGGATGCCCTGACTGCCACGGCGGATTCGAAAACCTGTTTTGCGAAAACATCCGTAATTTCAATGCTCCCATTTCACCGCCCTTTGCCCTGGAGGATGTCCCCACCTGCGTAATGGACAATGGATACCGGGCCATGGACACCAGTCAGGCCAAACAGATGGTCAACTCCGCTATATCGGGAATGGGCGGAGCGCGAATACAGGTCAAGGAACTCCGCACCGGTCCTCTTGACGACGTTATCCCCTCTTTCTGGGCACAGTTGCTCACGGCTGACAAAAGGGAAGGCGTGCTGGGATTCGGCAAGGGGATCGACAAGGAGCAGGCCTATCTCTCTGCCACATTCGAAGCGGTTGAACGGCTGTGCTCGGAACCTCGAGGAACGACACCGCTCCTCAGAGCTCCATGGAATGAAGTCCGCAAGCAGGCCCTAGACATCAAAAAGAGAATAGGCACCATCCATTTCTACAGAAACAACGAGCCGTTCACAGAAGATACACCCGTTGACTGGCTGTGGGGGCAGTGCCTGTATTCGGACAAGCACGTACTTATACCGGCCTCCATGGTGTATGTGGGGGCGACCAAATTTGCTGGGAAATTCTACAACGCAAGCACCGGCGGCATGGCCGCAGGCACGTCGCTTGAGGATGCCCTACTTCAGGGACTCATGGAAACAATAGAGCACGACGCATGGATGATCTGGCAGGCCAACCAGATCGTATGCCCGGAGATTGAGAAGGAAACCATTGAGGATCCGGCAATCACCGACATCATTCACGGCATGGAAGACAAGGGATATCAGGTGCGCATCAGGTATCTGGCAACAGACATCGGCATCCCGGTATTCAGGGTCTGGCTCATCCAGCCTGATTCCATGGAAATATATGCTGCGCACGGTTTCGGCTGCCATCTCAACAAGCATCTGGCCCTGAAACGGGCAATCACCGAAGCGAAACTGTCCATGCCGCAGACATTGTATACCAAAATGGCGAACACAAAATATATGTCCAAAGGAAACAGGGATATACTGAACAGCAGACACTCCCTGTTCTATCTCTTCCACTTCACCCGGGTGGACATGTCGGAAAAAGGGGGCCGGATATCCATGGGACATGTGCCCAACATGACTACGGGCACGGTCTCCGGCGACCTGCGCAAGGCCCTCGAGATTCTTTCCGAAAAGGTACCGGGCATACAGGTGGCAGCAGTCAATCTAACCGACCCACACATCGGAATCCCGGTAGTGAGAGTGATACCGGCAGGCCTTCAGCAATTGTCCCACCCAATTCAGGCTGTGCAGGACAGGTTGTTCACTGTGCCCTGCACCATGGGATTTCGAGAAAAACCGCTGAAATACAAAGAGCTTTTCAACGGGCGATACCCGTTTTAAAACAGCCTAAACAGATAACAAAAAAAGGAGCCAATATCGGCTCCTTTTTTGTCGCACAAAAGAGGGATCTGCCACAAAACTGATCAGGACCTTTCACCGGACACTTTGGCTTCAACATGGCCCCCGGACTGGGCCAGATATTCATTGGGATTGACGCCGAACTTGGCGCGAAAGATTTTGGCAAAATGACTTAAACTGGAGTAGCCGACAGAAAAAGCAGCCTCGGTCACGTTCATGCGCCGCTCCCACAACAAACGGCAGGCCCGTTCCAGCCTCTGCTCGGCAAGATACTTGTACGGCGTTATCCCATGCACCTGCCGAAAGCCGTTCTTCAGTTTGAACTCATTGACCCCCAAAGCCCTGGCCAGCGCCACTATTGACGGCGGATTCTCAAGGTTCTCATCCAGAATTTCCTTGGCCTGCGACATCTTCTCTCTATCGTTTGAAGTCAGGCTCATTGAAGCGACATGCTGCGCCAGATCGGATGATCCGTCAGCGCAATATTGAACATAGGAAATGAGTTCGAGCAGTTTGCTTTCCAGATACAGGCACTTGGTCTTGTCAGTAAAAGGGCACATCAATATCTGATGGAGAGCAATCTTCATTCCCGTGGTTATATGGCCGAGGCATTCGAAAAAAAAAGTCGAAACCTTTACGGATTCCTCCAAAAAACCGAAATCGTACATGGGAATGTCCAGAAGCGTCTGAAACATATCCACAGGGATATAGACCCCGACCCAGGATACGGATTCATTGTCAGGATACTCGATGACGCCGGAGCAATTCCGATAATAGCTAATATATACCTGCCCCTGCCCGGCCTGCTTGATCATCAGGTTGTAGTCCTGCAGCACCTTGTACCTGATAGCCCCTCCAAGATTGAACCCTATACCGACCATGCCCTCGTTACGGCTCTCAAAGTTCAGCACCTGATGTCCGCCCATACCTTTCTGGACAACCAGGAATTTCCTGCCTTGAGC contains these protein-coding regions:
- a CDS encoding helix-turn-helix domain-containing protein, which gives rise to MVSASVISSNFSCNDLSTKCHAAQGRKFLVVQKGMGGHQVLNFESRNEGMVGIGFNLGGAIRYKVLQDYNLMIKQAGQGQVYISYYRNCSGVIEYPDNESVSWVGVYIPVDMFQTLLDIPMYDFGFLEESVKVSTFFFECLGHITTGMKIALHQILMCPFTDKTKCLYLESKLLELISYVQYCADGSSDLAQHVASMSLTSNDREKMSQAKEILDENLENPPSIVALARALGVNEFKLKNGFRQVHGITPYKYLAEQRLERACRLLWERRMNVTEAAFSVGYSSLSHFAKIFRAKFGVNPNEYLAQSGGHVEAKVSGERS
- a CDS encoding YcaO-like family protein, translating into MKSIVLTKNPSFAILKNREQELLFSLYGKIKLLRGATFVITAILEAMTGEQDKKDLISRVALHYPEKAVSAVVDDMIRSGILTVPTHKRKRSRTSGSTLGCMGTGKLAETVASQPDFPDIRLIPEIPTDTFKSGKGVRKEIDWWINFFENKLSSLGLSALAVCPENMSYLQLCAVNRACLNLRQPWVLGYFNGSEIALGPTIIPFKTPCLECLLEHRLRALNPSIELGWENFLQCAENFPFPDDPAWQGSIHWAAWLMAAELENITSYQNMPRYMKKQVQIPMQAAPELTNIEFETITTCPGCQGMNRGFIKIAPTPYPDAPDRVEIPLEHKTARHGDNGLRSMPADEARDMLDRTLGILKTSVRIEQCRGGMLDELIPSFRSCTSEVYSPDLPFNISEHKHWGKGMNERQAYLSAGFELMERICAEYGKPVEMLQCPYGEVKDYAIDLNTRVGRQYYRRNVDAITDDTMVDWVWGWSLVNRKCVLVPASMVYLTRAIFQGKFIQGSSSGLAAGTSMEDAVLQGLLETVEHDARYIWQANYLTPPRITGLPPAIQDIAKKLKTIGCELIIRNQTIDLGVHVIRAWIVQPDNPLVYAASGLGASLNPKIALYRAVSEAKQSWPCDHIPTDPDYASKNNTDLFGYNTSTIFMHHHDNVTEILAASPEVDYGTLANLSSGSISQDIQLILDRIGENVPNHDVIVVNLTREEFGIPVVRVIASGLQNPSQPLQNFPQNRLFDQPVKLGLRNERLSFKELFNDCHQE
- a CDS encoding TOMM precursor leader peptide-binding protein; the protein is MTATRNKTFSPQLNPYLSILKATETESIFSLYGKIKRLNWKQPGGAAEWFRNHDDLQQDRRHEERTLTALEKQLLQADILTCPKKTKRVGSIQKANVYGDGFLAQMVREKLQQCHPDIILRQFFDETDQNLNGETEQTVTIVCPKSATRGELARMNKKLLESGHPFGFVYFSGKDFVVGPIVLPNQTPCLTCLTTWMQEKMITNSKIGLCAEEMKNIVTAVPYSSENQEAPSRAASLLLDQLALALEKGTNGLSGCQVNISLAPQTDCQKITFARNAGCPDCHGGFENLFCENIRNFNAPISPPFALEDVPTCVMDNGYRAMDTSQAKQMVNSAISGMGGARIQVKELRTGPLDDVIPSFWAQLLTADKREGVLGFGKGIDKEQAYLSATFEAVERLCSEPRGTTPLLRAPWNEVRKQALDIKKRIGTIHFYRNNEPFTEDTPVDWLWGQCLYSDKHVLIPASMVYVGATKFAGKFYNASTGGMAAGTSLEDALLQGLMETIEHDAWMIWQANQIVCPEIEKETIEDPAITDIIHGMEDKGYQVRIRYLATDIGIPVFRVWLIQPDSMEIYAAHGFGCHLNKHLALKRAITEAKLSMPQTLYTKMANTKYMSKGNRDILNSRHSLFYLFHFTRVDMSEKGGRISMGHVPNMTTGTVSGDLRKALEILSEKVPGIQVAAVNLTDPHIGIPVVRVIPAGLQQLSHPIQAVQDRLFTVPCTMGFREKPLKYKELFNGRYPF